The DNA window GGAAGCATGCTGTGGGTCTTTAGCCGCCTTAGCTGTGCTACTTGGCGTATCCACACGGGGGGCAATTCCTTCAATGCCCTGGCTTACTTCCTCCCCAACGTGGTCAACCGCAgttcccccctcctcctccgcaGCGTCTTCCCGAGTCTGCTTCATTTGCACGCTTTCTGAGCCTCCCACCGGTGGTGATCCCCCCTTCGTATCCACCACCTTCCTCTCACTCATCAGGCTCTTCTTCTtactctcctcctcctgcttctcACTCGAGCCTACGTAACACCTaatccttttctttttattcttttcagAGTTAATATATTCCTCTTCCCCCAATTTAATTATGCTCTCCATTCTGACGTCAAAGGTGGTGTTCTTCTTATACGAACATGCGCTGCTCGTCGCGGGGGTGGTTTTCCTTACACTTGAGTCGGCCTTATCGCTTCGGTGACTCTCACCATAGGTGTTGTTATCCCCAAGGGTATCACCCTCATCCTcattctcctcctcctcctcatcatcgtcgtcctcctcctccgcttgATTATCCGCGTTGATGatgtacttcttcttctgtttgTTTCTCCCTTTGGTTACGTCACTGTCGGTGAATAGTTGATCATCcgcctttttgcttctctcaCTTGGGACTTTttcctgttcattttttttcttgttccttCTGCTAGTGCTACTGGCACTGCCAACATTGGTTGCATCCCCCCCGGTAGCTgcattattctttttcttgatctcattttttttaccacccTTTTTAATATGCTCAGAatacttcttcccctttttgtacttcAACTTGTTTCCCAGGAATTCCATTTCAGACAGGTCTTCGTACTTCCCAAAGCTGTTACCTTCACCGGTAAATACATTCGAATTCATGGAGTAGAGAAAGTGGTTAATTAGACTGTTCACCGAATGATAGCTGCTTCCATTCGCCCCTTCACTAATCATGTTTATCCGTTTGTTTAGCGATGACGACGATGAGTGACTAGGGTTAGCATTTTGCAAATGGTACGCCTTGCTACTGTTCACGTTGTTACTGACGCTGCCAAGGTGGCTAGCATACGCGTAGTAATTATTTCCTCCACTGTGAGCACCTCCATTTATGTTACTTGCACTGCTCGAGCCGCTGTTCAATCCCATCAGCTCCGAACTCTTCGGCTTCTTCAGTAAATTAAAGTCGAAATTATTTAAGTCAATTTTGTAAGAAAGTGGAAACAAGTAATTGTCCTCCAATTTGAACAGCTTCaacttttccttctttaacTCCTCGATCACTTCATTGTAGAACTCCAAGGAAGGCCCCAACCCTGTGCCCTcctcattaaaaaattctatATCCAAATAAGATGGAGTAATAAAATTTGCGTTGATAAAATGTATATGGTTAAATATACGAAAGGACGAATCGACCATCTTATTTCTGTGCAATTTAATCTTCGTCCTTGGCAACGTTAAAGTGGTATTATcggataaaaaattgaacagcttttttttatcacagttatatgtataatttgCACAAACGGAGAGTAGATGTTCCTCTGTTAGGGACTTATTACCgaaacttattttttcgttgAACTTTTCCACTACTTCTTTTATCTTCTGCTTGTAATTATATAAGCCTCTATAATTTCCAAAGTACACTATCTCAAAAAATAACAGCCTTATGTCAATATCTACCACAAAATTGAAGAGGTAAAAAATCTTATATACCCATGACGGGATTTTTTCACTGAAGAGGAATAGCGGATTATTCAAGCAGTACATCACTTTGTTGTTAATGCTGTTCAGGATGAagcactttttctttatatctTCTATACCCACCacgtgatttttttcttcatttggagAATTTCCTTTATTCTGTGCATATTCTCCTTCCGCTGCCCTTTCTAAAAACGTTTCCTCCAGCAGGCTATTCATCTCTTTTATCGTTTCCTCGTTCAACATACTGTTGCCACTCGATTCGACATCCTGCACTTTGCACATGGAATTATCCCCCGCTTTGTTATTCAAGTAAAAAGTCAGTAACGATGGAATGTCACACATATTAAAATGCCTGCACAGTAGGTAAAGAAACttgaaaaacataaaattgtaTATGTTTTGTAGAAAAATATCCTTATCTTCGTCTCTTGCTTGTCTGGATTTTCCCTTCGATGGTTGACCTGAACGATTACTCATTCTGCGGGCAATACGGTCTTCCCTTCGAGATCCACAACCCCGTGCCGTCGATCGCGTAGAAACTTCGTCTCTTCTCACAATTTCGCTGTACATAGGCATATAGTTAAATAGGAGGTACTGCTCCTCCTCATTGAGGATAATGTCATTCTGGTGATTACTCTCATTTCCGTTTCCCCTTATTATGCTCTCCTGGCTGGTAGCTCCACCCCTGCGGTGCTTCACATATAAGGACCTCTCCCTCTCCCTGTTCCTATGAATTTTATCAACGAGGTTTTCCCTTCGCGATGCACTACTCTCCTTCATGTCATCCTCCCCCTGATGCACCAAAAAGTTAACGTTGTGTAGATGCGTGCTCAACATCACGTCCTTATTAATGTAGTGGTCTTCCAAGAAAACCAGCTCGGTCACCTTCCTCATTTcggtttttaaaaaagtcgAGAGATACATCGAATCGCTCTCCACGCAATTTCTCTGtgataggaaaaaattcaactcCTTCTTTCTGTAGTGCTCCTTCAGGTAGTCTATCAAGAAGGAAGGtttctcttccccctccgAGAGGTGCTTCTCGTAGGACATCATCCGGTCCGCATCATACTCGTCCTCGTAGAATTGATCATCTGTGAGGTCCACGTTAATCGCCCCTGCACTTACGCCAGCACTTGCATCCTTGCTCGACTTCCTCCTCGATTCCGAACCGTCCTCCTGCGCTTCGTGCGTCAATTGTTCCTTCCTCTTCGCGTGCTCAGTAGGGTCCCCTTTCAACATGTGGAAGAAGCTCTTTTGTGGAGGCTCCCCCAACCCCCCGTTTTCTGCAACCTCCGCAATCCCCGCGCCACATGGCAGATCATCCGCGTTGTACAAATTCTTAACCAAGTCGAAGgaaatgttataaaaattaaatttctcGCTAACAATTCTACAGTTTAACGGGGTTTCAATGctggattttattttcctaaaGGTAATGGGATCTACATAGCTGTGAATATCACCCTGGCTTACTCTCCTTTCGCATAACTTCCTCCTCGTTTCCTCACTCAGCTCAGCTGCACTGTtgttcgttttctttttcttggaCACAATGTGTATATTGCCTTTACCGCTAAAATCATCGGGCAAAAAATTCAAGCAAGAAggttcattttgctttctctttttaatcACTTTGAAATTTATACTATGAGTGTTATTGCCGATGTGAGGGGAATAACCATCACCCGTGTAGAGGCAACCACCAAGGGAGTAATTCTCCGAAGCGGAACATCCATCTCCATGCCCATTCCATAGGTACCTTATTTGATTTCTCATCTGCCCATAATGTATAGGAAGTAACTCTACAATATCGTTGTACACGTAAAAATTATCcgtgttgtaaaaaatattttcttcattaagGCAAGCTGAATTTCTGTTCATATAATACAAATCGTTCAGTTTAATCAGATACTCGGAAAGGCAGGAATCGTTGTGTACATCGATACCATTAACTGACAGGATCACCAAGTCTTCCTCCTTCGAGTAGTACTTTGCATAGGCATTTTTGTTGCTCTTGTTTagatttttctttatgtagTTTTCTATCTTATTAAGCGAATCAAATATGTTAAAGGTCGCATGTAGATTCTTTGGCTTATCTTGGTAGTTCCTTCCGAAGAATAGCAGTCTGTGGGTGATGTCCTTGGTGTAGGCATTTCTGTTGGGGACCACACCTCTGGGGcttctttgcaattttgagCTTCCTCCTCCAACGTTCGAGCTGAGTTGCTTCGTCTGATCGTTTGTGACATCCACCGTTATACTGTCCCTCCTGGGATTCGCAACCTCATCCTTGGTAGCTCTGCATTCTGATAAATGTTGCCCTCCCTGCGAAGTTAACTCGTTCAACGATGTGGACTCGTTTGCTTCCCTTTCTGAGCTCATTTCGGGAGAGCCGAGATTCATCTTCTCCACGCACAGCGAGATGGGCAAGCCTTCACTGAGGGAACTAAAAATCGACACGTTGTCCACGTAGAGACCGTTTCTCCTCAAATGCACAGGGAAGTGACAGTTgtagttattatatatgctcttgttcttctttttatcacATGCTGTGCTGTcattattatcataaaataaattttcataaaatgaaTCCTTCGGGATGTAGTCAAAGTGTTTGTAATTGCTTCCTGTGAAATAATCAAATAGACTATTATGTCCCTTCTTGCTTTCATTcaatttgttgttttttttcttttctttatttgcCTTGTCGCTAAATATGGAGGAGGCTTTATCCATcattccttctccttctccttctcctgctGCGTTGCTGTCCACATGGTCGTCGTTTCCCACTCCTTGTTGCTTCGTTTCGTCAGGACCCTTTTCCCTTATTATTTCCACTTCTTTGGAGATCTCCTTTAAGACGTCGATGATGGGTATGACGGGGTTGCCCCGGTTTGCTTCGCGGGAGCGGCGCGCCCTATCTGTGTTCTGTGCGTCTTTCGCGACATTCGTGTCATTCGCATCATCTACGTCATCCGCCTCACCCGCCTCATCCGCTTCGCCCATCTGGAACTCTCTCCGGATGTTCTTTATTATGCGCATCTTTTCGCAACTCACGTCAAAATCGACCTCTTCTTGGTCTCCCTCGTCGTCCTCTCCCTGgcccttcttcaccttctccACCTCTCCGCTCCCCTCATTTATCAGCTCCCCCTTGGCAGCAGCATCACCTTCTGTGCCCTCCTTGCAATGTGACGaattcgcattttttttcttcttctgatCAGTAAATTCGGTAAGGCTACATTTGCCACTAGCCCCAACGTTGTCCCCgtctttccccttcttccttctctgcTTGATAGCTTTAATAAGAGCATCATTATTGTTCTTCCTGTACTTGGGGATAAAGAGCGAATTCAAGTTGTCGCTTTTTAGCGAAGGGAAATCATCATAATCGTTGGTCCATGAATCCACGTTACTATTTCCccggtgataaaaaaaatcaggtTTTTCTAAAGGTATGGTTCCTGCCTCCTGTTTGTTCGCAGCACCATAGCTCCTGCTACTGCTAGCAGCATTCCTACTCtctttgaaaaaatagatgggaaaattgtcatatacgTTTAGGCAGTCCCTTGTCAACCGAATGAGTAGCGAACACTTTGTAAAGGAGAGGTTATTCATAATTAGGTAGTAGTGATAGGAGTCGAAAATATCCGTCACTACTGTCTTGATTTTATCCAGTTGCACCTCATCAATCTCGTCGATCACTTGGTCTCCCCCCAGTTCGTAAAATATCCCATACAACGTTTTCACGCTGTTCAAAAATAACCCTTGCActatttctccctttttgttatGGCTACTAAACAACAGGGCGTATAAAAAGATGTACAGCCTAACATTTCTGTCGATGCTTTTTAGCAAATTTAAAACGTTTCTTCGATTGGTGTCACCGCATGGGAGGGAGTCAACCCTAAAGCACAAGTCGTCATTCcctttcttccccattttactTCGCCCATCCTGATAAAACAACttttggaataaaaaaaaatacaagcGCTTGGCCACATTGTACTGGTAGAAATAGATGGAGGCGTCTTCCCCCATGGATGATAGGTGACCAAACAAATTAACCAAATAGCAGTAACTCAAAACGATGCCATTGTAGCATGTGCGCTCGTCAACAATGAGATGACTTAAACGTATGGGTTGGCCGCCATTCTCCATCTTATTCTTCTCCTTGGATAATTTCACATTTTGGTAGTTCAAAAAGATCACCTCAAATTCGAGGGaaatattcttcatttctcTTTCCCTATTGAAAAATAGGAAGTTGCCCCTCTCACAGCGGCCCTTTCCAACACCGTCACCGCTGCCTCTTCCTTTCTTGTACAACTCGTAAAAGTAGCAAAACATAATATTGTAGATTTCTTTGTTGGGACACATGTACTTACCCCCATCGGTAGTATACATTTCGtccattttcttttgcaaaGTTTTGCTAATGATGTTGTTTAGCACGTGTAGGTGGGATCCTTGGTCATATGATAACGAGGGAAACGTATCAGCAGTGCCTTCACGAAGCGTATAGCAGTTGGTATTAACACaagatgcattttttcccctttcctccTCGCCCTTCACAGACACGAACGACGAATTGGTCCCAATGAGTGCTGTAAAATGCTCCACAATTCTACACATGATAATGCCACTAATGACTGAGGACTCGGAAAGGTTGTTCAAAACGAGGTTCCGGATAAAGGCACACGTTTCCTTGTGGTACAGGAAGAAGTACTCAAGGCAGCTGACAAACTCCGCACTGTCACCCAGGGTCGACGATATTTTATACATCGAAATGAAAACAGACAGAGTGATAACTACGCACAAATATTTGATGTCGAAATAGACAGTCTCCGCGTGTATTCTGTACACATTCGGAATTATCACCTTTATTAGGGTTACCAGGTGGTTAAAATGATTCCTGTAAAAATCTAGCTTGTGCTTCTTCACGTCCACGGGAAAGGTATTCGGCATGTATCCACCGCGGGGGGTGTCGGGGGGGAAGAATCCATCATCACTCGAATCCACCACAACGTTGTTCGTTCCCCCGGGGACGCTGTTCTTGCCCTCTTCCGCGTCGCCACCTTGGGGTTTCCCTCGATTGAAGAACGCCTCGCCACTTAGATTCGTCCCCATGTCGTAGTCATAAATCACCAACCCGTTGTACGTACACATGGGCAAAAAAGAGTAAAGCGTAAACAAAAGGTACAGGGTTAAAAAGTTATTACTCTgatactttttattttgaaagaaCTCGCTGAACTTGGTCAAGAATTCACTATTGCAGAAATCTTCCAGTATGTTATCACTGTAGTTCACCAGGATGGAAATGATGTAAAAGGTCTCCATAAAGGCGTACAAATTATCCTCAATTTGGCACTCTATCAGCAACTTAATGATATTATTTCGAATGTTAATGCTGTAAATGCTTTCGATCTCCGCGCAGAGCTTGAAGTGGGTGCTTTCGTTACTGTTCAGATGGATTATATGCTGAAGCAGCTTGTTTTGGTGGTACACATAGGTGCACTTCTTCGTTTCGTCCTTGCCCGGGAACGTGccttccatttggggggaatcTTTCGCCCCTTCTTCCGCGCCATGAGAGGTAGTTTCCTTCGTAGGCTTCTTCGAACTTCTACCCTTTGATCTGCTACCAGGGTCAGAATCTCTCAAAAAGGAACTCAAAAAACTGACGTTCTCATTCAACTTGCTATTTTTGCAGTTGGTGCTGTCGGATAATTGGTCATCCAAAATGTACACATCTTCGTCCTTTATCTGCTCCCTCTTGGCTCCTCTTCTACTTCTGTCCTGGCTCTTATTGCTGCTGTCCTTCTGGTCGCTCCCCCTTAGGTCATATGCGCAGCTGGTGAGGttctcttccttctttaACTTGCTCCTCTTTTCAATCTCTCCCTttgcttttccccttttgtcttctcccccttcctcCACCTCTTCATCTTCGCTACCCTCTCCAACTTCGACAATCTGGGGCACTTCTCCAGCTTTGTCGTCCTCCTCACcttcattcgttttttctttcatgcaattttttgatttcttcttgttcttcttatTAGTTGAGCTTtctctcttctttttcacctCCTTGTTAGACTTCCCTCCTCCCCGGTGTTCACAGTTGGTGTCATCCCCGGCGTCGTTGCTTCTTTTCTTGTGAAAGTCACTCGTTTGTTCTTCATCCGATATTTCGATCACTTCCCCTTCGCGGAGATCATCTCCCGTTTGTTTCCTCACCCTTCCGCTCTTCACAAAGGGGGTACCCGTTGACTCCTTCTGTTTGCCTTTTCCCTTTACACCAGAGGTACCCTCCttttcgtgtttttttttcttcctcttatCAGTCTTTTCCATCAGCTTACTCAGGTAAGAAGCTTCCTTGGAATCTTTTCTACATACAGACgaaccccccccttttgcacctCCAATACTATCGGTGATGGAACGTCTGGCTTTCCTCCTCAGcatgttttcttcctccaatCGAACGGTAATCATTTTGTCAAGTAGAGATCTCCAAAGAgtgcatataatatttagtatatgaatataatggaagtgaaaaaaatttgtaaaaatggaacaataGGGAGTTATATATTTCGTTATGTGCTTGTGTTTGTTTATATTGTTAATCATCTGGATGAtacagaagaaaatttttttctgaat is part of the Plasmodium cynomolgi strain B DNA, chromosome 1, whole genome shotgun sequence genome and encodes:
- a CDS encoding ubiquitin transferase (putative), which encodes MKKYLVYENMHHSYILNSIKNGEESEKLAALNDLYEQLNLSADGGLSVSQMEEYINVLIHVINKPHLNYNNAYGRNSNSGNAGSGKSGSKKKVKGGGSAKRIGSEKIKDRMDSGLNSFFKIIQERIGVYASDFDEEEDDEEEVEDEENVEDEENVEEEEKVEDEEEDDEEEDDEEEDDEVVDEEDGVGDEEDDEVDDEEDENEDDEDYDEEGDQMDDNEVDEVDEVGEAGEADEAGVDDGGGVEFALSDGNARGKKKKKRKDVAKGEKRKGSNKSNSEGTNKRASGRGNKRASKRASQRTNYRLNQRTNKGANREKAKGAKKALQGAKPKGEETKKKANNRGVKKEIIINSEDESIDFFSYSSNSSDSSSLSSSESSVTDENEKNFLNDACAIDVKYINIIYTATCCIYAILDIYPQTIRYVINNKDGVNILNKKLNDIEYIDVAEVILKIFEKLVEKDPMLILKKKSIKYMLMHIDFYNVNIQKKIFFCIIQMINNINKHKHITKYITPYCSIFTNFFHFHYIHILNIICTLWRSLLDKMITVRLEEENMLRRKARRSITDSIGGAKGGGSSVCRKDSKEASYLSKLMEKTDKRKKKKHEKEGTSGVKGKGKQKESTGTPFVKSGRVRKQTGDDLREGEVIEISDEEQTSDFHKKRSNDAGDDTNCEHRGGGKSNKEVKKKRESSTNKKNKKKSKNCMKEKTNEGEEDDKAGEVPQIVEVGEGSEDEEVEEGGEDKRGKAKGEIEKRSKLKKEENLTSCAYDLRGSDQKDSSNKSQDRSRRGAKREQIKDEDVYILDDQLSDSTNCKNSKLNENVSFLSSFLRDSDPGSRSKGRSSKKPTKETTSHGAEEGAKDSPQMEGTFPGKDETKKCTYVYHQNKLLQHIIHLNSNESTHFKLCAEIESIYSINIRNNIIKLLIECQIEDNLYAFMETFYIISILVNYSDNILEDFCNSEFLTKFSEFFQNKKYQSNNFLTLYLLFTLYSFLPMCTYNGLVIYDYDMGTNLSGEAFFNRGKPQGGDAEEGKNSVPGGTNNVVVDSSDDGFFPPDTPRGGYMPNTFPVDVKKHKLDFYRNHFNHLVTLIKVIIPNVYRIHAETVYFDIKYLCVVITLSVFISMYKISSTLGDSAEFVSCLEYFFLYHKETCAFIRNLVLNNLSESSVISGIIMCRIVEHFTALIGTNSSFVSVKGEEERGKNASCVNTNCYTLREGTADTFPSLSYDQGSHLHVLNNIISKTLQKKMDEMYTTDGGKYMCPNKEIYNIMFCYFYELYKKGRGSGDGVGKGRCERGNFLFFNREREMKNISLEFEVIFLNYQNVKLSKEKNKMENGGQPIRLSHLIVDERTCYNGIVLSYCYLVNLFGHLSSMGEDASIYFYQYNVAKRLYFFLFQKLFYQDGRSKMGKKGNDDLCFRVDSLPCGDTNRRNVLNLLKSIDRNVRLYIFLYALLFSSHNKKGEIVQGLFLNSVKTLYGIFYELGGDQVIDEIDEVQLDKIKTVVTDIFDSYHYYLIMNNLSFTKCSLLIRLTRDCLNVYDNFPIYFFKESRNAASSSRSYGAANKQEAGTIPLEKPDFFYHRGNSNVDSWTNDYDDFPSLKSDNLNSLFIPKYRKNNNDALIKAIKQRRKKGKDGDNVGASGKCSLTEFTDQKKKKNANSSHCKEGTEGDAAAKGELINEGSGEVEKVKKGQGEDDEGDQEEVDFDVSCEKMRIIKNIRREFQMGEADEAGEADDVDDANDTNVAKDAQNTDRARRSREANRGNPVIPIIDVLKEISKEVEIIREKGPDETKQQGVGNDDHVDSNAAGEGEGEGMMDKASSIFSDKANKEKKKNNKLNESKKGHNSLFDYFTGSNYKHFDYIPKDSFYENLFYDNNDSTACDKKKNKSIYNNYNCHFPVHLRRNGLYVDNVSIFSSLSEGLPISLCVEKMNLGSPEMSSEREANESTSLNELTSQGGQHLSECRATKDEVANPRRDSITVDVTNDQTKQLSSNVGGGSSKLQRSPRGVVPNRNAYTKDITHRLLFFGRNYQDKPKNLHATFNIFDSLNKIENYIKKNLNKSNKNAYAKYYSKEEDLVILSVNGIDVHNDSCLSEYLIKLNDLYYMNRNSACLNEENIFYNTDNFYVYNDIVELLPIHYGQMRNQIRYLWNGHGDGCSASENYSLGGCLYTGDGYSPHIGNNTHSINFKVIKKRKQNEPSCLNFLPDDFSGKGNIHIVSKKKKTNNSAAELSEETRRKLCERRVSQGDIHSYVDPITFRKIKSSIETPLNCRIVSEKFNFYNISFDLVKNLYNADDLPCGAGIAEVAENGGLGEPPQKSFFHMLKGDPTEHAKRKEQLTHEAQEDGSESRRKSSKDASAGVSAGAINVDLTDDQFYEDEYDADRMMSYEKHLSEGEEKPSFLIDYLKEHYRKKELNFFLSQRNCVESDSMYLSTFLKTEMRKVTELVFLEDHYINKDVMLSTHLHNVNFLVHQGEDDMKESSASRRENLVDKIHRNRERERSLYVKHRRGGATSQESIIRGNGNESNHQNDIILNEEEQYLLFNYMPMYSEIVRRDEVSTRSTARGCGSRREDRIARRMSNRSGQPSKGKSRQARDEDKDIFLQNIYNFMFFKFLYLLCRHFNMCDIPSLLTFYLNNKAGDNSMCKVQDVESSGNSMLNEETIKEMNSLLEETFLERAAEGEYAQNKGNSPNEEKNHVVGIEDIKKKCFILNSINNKVMYCLNNPLFLFSEKIPSWVYKIFYLFNFVVDIDIRLLFFEIVYFGNYRGLYNYKQKIKEVVEKFNEKISFGNKSLTEEHLLSVCANYTYNCDKKKLFNFLSDNTTLTLPRTKIKLHRNKMVDSSFRIFNHIHFINANFITPSYLDIEFFNEEGTGLGPSLEFYNEVIEELKKEKLKLFKLEDNYLFPLSYKIDLNNFDFNLLKKPKSSELMGLNSGSSSASNINGGAHSGGNNYYAYASHLGSVSNNVNSSKAYHLQNANPSHSSSSSLNKRINMISEGANGSSYHSVNSLINHFLYSMNSNVFTGEGNSFGKYEDLSEMEFLGNKLKYKKGKKYSEHIKKGGKKNEIKKKNNAATGGDATNVGSASSTSRRNKKKNEQEKVPSERSKKADDQLFTDSDVTKGRNKQKKKYIINADNQAEEEDDDDEEEEENEDEGDTLGDNNTYGESHRSDKADSSVRKTTPATSSACSYKKNTTFDVRMESIIKLGEEEYINSEKNKKKRIRCYVGSSEKQEEESKKKSLMSERKVVDTKGGSPPVGGSESVQMKQTREDAAEEEGGTAVDHVGEEVSQGIEGIAPRVDTPSSTAKAAKDPQHASAQSEEEKKSDSADETENTRKNNLKKKKTDKRPGSKNHHTSKFSEIKDSPIGMAPNKSTSMPVSDVASSSINVSNVSVKEEKAERPCCKLLDKGVEGKEDGEKKTKLDKPNKQEDTKIVKSEDSKKKYLLSQEVQQEEVPDNNEKKETSEMENKNVHVKRYKLFTKDFEQHFMKEENDMEVRRQQEARRKMNLNDEANSSRSVTQNIINSLLSEMENKSSSQGINLKAPNEANEKVKGGDATQNKVNNDEPSKPIANNVSKKLTENFQKKLQEKSRKKVTNIEQDTLENRLFKYFKLLGQLCAKILTDNRNVNVNLHPLFWYLVMNNSGYVNISKFQHYQAVMLRGSPGEWLPCAKSDSH